From a region of the Ovis aries strain OAR_USU_Benz2616 breed Rambouillet chromosome 2, ARS-UI_Ramb_v3.0, whole genome shotgun sequence genome:
- the TAL2 gene encoding T-cell acute lymphocytic leukemia protein 2, with protein MTRKIFTNSRERWRQQNVNSAFAKLRKLIPTHPPDKKLSKNETLRLAMRYINFLVKVLGEQSLQQTGVAAPGNILGLFPQGPHLPDRTLLGDYQVPSPGSSHHIP; from the coding sequence ATGAccagaaagatcttcacgaacaGCAGGGAGCGGTGGAGGCAGCAGAACGTCAACAGTGCCTTTGCCAAGCTGAGGAAGCTCATCCCCACTCACCCTCCGGACAAGAAGCTGAGCAAAAATGAAACACTTCGCCTGGCCATGAGGTACATCAACTTCCTGGTGAAGGTCTTGGGAGAGCAGAGCCTACAGCAAACAGGAGTGGCCGCTCCCGGAAACATTCTGGGCCTTTTCCCTCAAGGACCCCACCTGCCAGACAGGACTCTGCTTGGTGACTACCAGGTTCCATCACCTGGCTCAAGCCACCACATTCCGTGA